The Arachis ipaensis cultivar K30076 chromosome B07, Araip1.1, whole genome shotgun sequence genome includes a window with the following:
- the LOC107609284 gene encoding probable acyl-activating enzyme 6, giving the protein MEQLKPSAANSSPLTPLGFLDRAATVYGDIPSVIYDGVTFTWSDTRRRCLQLASALSSLGIRRGDVVSVVAPNIPAMYELHFAVPFAGAILNNINTRLDARTISVILRHAESKLVFVDTASRDVVLEALSLFPENNPRRPILIFIADDAVERLTPSSTVHFKDSYEGLISKGDPNFKWLYPNSEWDPMILNYTSGTTSSPKGVVHCHRGTFVMTVDSLIDWAVPKQPVYLWTLPMFHANGWSFPWGMAAVGGTNICVRKFDARIVFSLITRHRVTHMCGAPVVLNMLTNAPDNKPLENPVHILTAGAPPPSAVLHRTESLGFIVSHGYGLTETGGLVVSCAWKRKWNHFPAAERARLKSRQGVRTCLLTEMDVVTHAGESVKRDGVTLGEVVMRGSCVMLGYLKDPEGTRKCFKNGYFYTGDVGVMHEDGYLEIKDRSKDVIISGGENLSSVEVESVLYMHPAVNEAAVVARPDEYWGETPCAFVSVKEGKAVTEKEIIEHCRKNMPKYMVPKTVAFREELPKTSTGKIQKFVLRQIAQEMGPIRHSKM; this is encoded by the coding sequence ATGGAACAACTGAAGCCAAGTGCTGCAAACTCTTCACCTCTCACTCCACTAGGTTTCTTGGACAGAGCAGCAACTGTTTACGGTGACATACCTTCCGTTATCTATGACGGCGTTACCTTCACCTGGTCCGACACTCGCCGTCGCTGCCTCCAGCTGGCCTCTGCTCTCTCCTCCCTAGGAATCCGCCGCGGCGACGTGGTCTCCGTCGTCGCACCAAACATACCCGCCATGTACGAGCTCCACTTTGCAGTCCCCTTCGCCGGCGCTATCCTCAACAACATCAACACACGCCTCGATGCCAGAACCATCTCCGTCATCCTCCGTCACGCGGAGTCCAAGCTCGTCTTTGTGGACACAGCCTCACGTGATGTTGTCCTCGAAGCTCTCTCTTTGTTCCCCGAAAATAATCCCCGTCGTCCGATCCTCATCTTTATAGCGGACGATGCGGTCGAGCGACTAACTCCATCATCAACCGTTCATTTCAAAGACTCGTATGAAGGTTTAATCTCCAAGGGCGATCCGAATTTTAAATGGTTATATCCTAACAGCGAGTGGGACCCGATGATACTTAACTACACCTCCGGAACGACGTCGTCTCCTAAAGGCGTAGTTCACTGCCACAGAGGAACCTTTGTTATGACCGTTGATTCGTTGATAGATTGGGCGGTTCCGAAACAACCCGTTTATCTCTGGACTCTACCGATGTTCCACGCTAACGGATGGAGCTTCCCGTGGGGGATGGCCGCCGTTGGAGGAACGAATATCTGCGTCCGCAAATTCGACGCGCGGATCGTGTTCTCCCTCATCACGCGCCACCGCGTGACTCACATGTGTGGCGCGCCGGTGGTGCTGAACATGCTCACAAACGCTCCCGACAACAAGCCGTTGGAGAATCCCGTTCACATCCTCACCGCCGGAGCGCCGCCTCCCTCGGCGGTGCTCCACCGCACGGAGTCTTTAGGATTCATAGTCAGCCACGGGTACGGCCTGACCGAGACTGGAGGACTTGTCGTGTCGTGCGCGTGGAAGAGGAAGTGGAACCATTTCCCGGCAGCGGAGAGGGCGAGGTTGAAGTCGCGTCAGGGAGTAAGAACATGCCTACTGACGGAAATGGACGTGGTGACACACGCGGGAGAGAGCGTGAAGCGTGACGGGGTAACGCTGGGTGAGGTAGTTATGCGCGGAAGCTGTGTGATGCTTGGATACCTTAAAGATCCCGAAGGAACAAGAAAATGTTTCAAAAATGGTTATTTCTACACCGGCGATGTTGGTGTGATGCATGAAGACGGTTACTTGGAGATAAAGGATAGGTCAAAGGACGTTATAATTAGCGGCGGCGAGAACTTGAGCAGCGTCGAGGTGGAATCGGTGCTTTATATGCACCCGGCGGTGAATGAGGCGGCGGTGGTGGCGAGGCCGGACGAGTACTGGGGGGAGACGCCGTGCGCGTTCGTGAGCGTGAAGGAGGGGAAGGCGGTGACGGAGAAGGAGATAATTGAGCATTGCAGGAAGAACATGCCAAAGTATATGGTTCCCAAAACGGTTGCGTTTAGGGAGGAGCTTCCAAAGACTTCCACCGGAAAGATTCAAAAGTTTGTTCTGAGACAAATTGCTCAAGAAATGGGTCCCATCAGACACAGCAAAATGTGA